Proteins encoded within one genomic window of Coleofasciculus chthonoplastes PCC 7420:
- a CDS encoding isochorismatase has translation MSNNTQLPIPSHFNSNQVGDVWRVPYQERVNQAEAWAKQHHLQPAHEDETRIGLLLIDVQNTFCIPDFELFVGGQSGTGAVDDNVRLCEFIYRNLGVITEIAATMDTHTAMQIFHPIFWINDAGEHPPAMTNISMEDVEKGVWKINPAVVPRIRQGDEKWLQDYALHYAKTLNCDSKYPLIIWPYHAMLGGISHALVSAVEEACLFHNVARQSQTHFEMKGSNPLTENYSVLQAEVLFDQNDQPIAQKNTPFLEKLLEFDRLIIAGQAKSHCVAWTVDNLLGEIQARDAKLAEKVYLLDDCTSPVVVPGGADFTEQADAAFQRFADAGMHRVKSTELIN, from the coding sequence ATGAGTAATAATACTCAACTCCCCATCCCCTCCCATTTCAACTCCAATCAGGTTGGAGACGTCTGGCGTGTTCCCTATCAAGAGCGGGTCAACCAAGCCGAAGCTTGGGCAAAACAGCATCATCTCCAGCCCGCCCATGAAGATGAAACCCGGATTGGTTTATTGCTAATCGATGTTCAGAATACCTTTTGTATTCCAGACTTTGAATTATTTGTCGGTGGTCAATCGGGTACGGGAGCGGTTGATGATAATGTGCGATTGTGTGAATTTATCTACCGCAATTTAGGAGTCATCACCGAAATTGCAGCAACGATGGATACCCATACCGCGATGCAAATTTTTCATCCTATATTTTGGATTAACGATGCTGGAGAACATCCACCTGCGATGACGAATATCTCCATGGAGGATGTAGAAAAAGGCGTGTGGAAAATCAATCCAGCCGTTGTCCCTCGGATTCGCCAGGGTGATGAGAAATGGTTACAAGATTATGCGCTGCATTATGCAAAGACGCTCAATTGTGATAGCAAATATCCATTAATTATTTGGCCCTACCATGCCATGCTGGGGGGAATTAGTCACGCTTTGGTGTCTGCGGTGGAAGAGGCTTGTTTATTCCATAATGTTGCTCGCCAAAGTCAGACCCATTTTGAAATGAAAGGTAGTAATCCGCTGACTGAAAATTACTCGGTTCTCCAGGCGGAAGTTCTTTTTGATCAGAACGACCAACCTATTGCCCAAAAGAACACACCATTTCTGGAAAAATTGTTAGAGTTTGACCGATTAATTATTGCAGGTCAAGCCAAGAGCCATTGTGTTGCTTGGACAGTGGATAATTTGCTGGGTGAAATTCAAGCCAGAGATGCCAAGTTAGCCGAGAAAGTTTATTTACTGGACGATTGTACGTCTCCAGTTGTGGTTCCTGGAGGTGCGGATTTTACGGAACAAGCTGATGCGGCGTTTCAACGGTTTGCTGATGCGGGAATGCATCGGGTCAAATCCACTGAACTTATTAATTGA
- a CDS encoding glycosyltransferase family 39 protein, producing MQSRKNFNLLLLLVWIVIGAALRFTNITLKSPWTDEFATLVFSLGNSFQTVPLDQAISLETLLHPLQPNPEAGVGLVWQKLLTEDHHPPLYFMLAHKWMQLFPTSGEYISLWAARSLPAFFGVLSIPAMYGFGWLAFRSQVVAQFAAAMMAVSPFGIYLAQEARHYTLGILWVIASLSCFVVAVQHLKRRTALPIKVVLVWVLVNSLGIATHYFFSLTLFAEGIALMGLGLWHYRVGWKPGINGRETPVELYPEKNSAPKSLNWWRILAAAMGTGIGGLVWIPVLQGGYESQMADWMMLNRESLLSWINPIFQTLAAWITMVSLLPVESSSLGVVLVSGAVMIGFFVWVIPFVYRGGKTLVRQAQTRWDTGVLAGFVLSAIALFFAITYILGKDLTRGARYHFVYFPAVILLIAAALAVIGKTSHKLHNFSLWRNRSQLVVVMVGVMGLLSGITVVNNLGYQKYYRPDLLVPIIEQASSSPVLIATTHNTLVQTGEMMGIAWELKNHDSSAITNPQFLLAHQDKYRCQASTCPASTTLEQTLAQQPRPLDIWLVNFKATVADLPNCYPEDFSQNKVWVDGYNYQLYHCLANDYEGSSASDLP from the coding sequence TTGCAATCCCGGAAAAACTTTAATCTACTCCTGCTACTGGTATGGATTGTCATTGGTGCGGCGTTGCGCTTCACCAATATTACCCTGAAGTCCCCTTGGACGGATGAGTTTGCGACGCTGGTGTTTAGCTTGGGTAATAGTTTTCAGACTGTACCCCTTGACCAAGCTATTTCCCTAGAAACATTGTTGCATCCTCTACAACCAAACCCAGAAGCTGGCGTGGGTTTAGTCTGGCAGAAGCTGTTAACCGAGGATCACCATCCGCCACTTTATTTTATGCTGGCGCATAAGTGGATGCAGTTATTTCCCACTTCAGGAGAGTATATCTCACTTTGGGCGGCGCGATCGCTCCCCGCTTTTTTTGGGGTTCTCTCTATCCCAGCCATGTATGGATTCGGCTGGCTGGCGTTTCGTTCGCAGGTTGTGGCACAATTTGCTGCTGCGATGATGGCGGTGTCGCCGTTTGGGATTTATTTGGCACAGGAAGCACGTCATTATACGTTAGGTATTCTGTGGGTTATCGCTTCCCTGAGTTGCTTTGTTGTGGCGGTACAGCATCTCAAACGCCGCACAGCTTTACCGATTAAGGTGGTATTAGTTTGGGTTCTAGTGAATAGTTTGGGTATCGCCACCCACTATTTTTTTAGTTTGACCCTTTTTGCTGAAGGAATTGCCCTGATGGGATTGGGGTTGTGGCATTATCGTGTTGGGTGGAAACCAGGGATAAACGGTAGGGAAACGCCCGTGGAGTTGTACCCAGAAAAGAATTCAGCCCCAAAATCGTTGAATTGGTGGCGGATTTTGGCGGCGGCGATGGGAACAGGAATTGGTGGTTTGGTGTGGATACCCGTGTTACAGGGAGGGTATGAATCCCAGATGGCGGATTGGATGATGCTGAACCGGGAAAGTCTGTTGAGTTGGATTAATCCGATTTTTCAGACGTTGGCGGCTTGGATTACGATGGTGTCGCTGTTACCTGTGGAATCCTCATCATTAGGGGTTGTGCTGGTGTCTGGGGCGGTGATGATTGGGTTCTTTGTCTGGGTTATTCCCTTTGTTTATCGGGGGGGTAAAACCTTGGTGCGACAGGCACAAACGCGCTGGGATACTGGGGTTTTAGCGGGGTTTGTCTTAAGTGCGATCGCGCTATTTTTTGCTATAACGTATATTCTAGGCAAAGACTTGACCCGAGGCGCACGCTATCACTTTGTTTATTTTCCGGCTGTCATCCTATTAATCGCCGCCGCCTTAGCTGTTATCGGGAAAACGTCTCACAAATTACACAACTTTTCCCTTTGGCGAAACCGGAGTCAACTTGTCGTCGTGATGGTGGGAGTAATGGGACTATTGAGTGGGATTACAGTAGTCAATAACTTAGGCTATCAAAAATATTATCGTCCCGACCTTTTAGTGCCAATTATTGAACAAGCATCCTCTTCACCCGTTCTCATCGCGACTACCCATAATACCTTAGTGCAAACGGGGGAAATGATGGGAATTGCTTGGGAGTTAAAGAATCATGACTCATCTGCTATCACAAATCCCCAATTTCTCCTGGCTCATCAAGACAAATATCGTTGTCAAGCGTCAACCTGCCCCGCCTCAACCACTCTTGAACAAACACTAGCTCAACAACCACGCCCTCTAGATATATGGCTGGTCAATTTTAAAGCGACAGTAGCCGATTTACCTAACTGTTATCCTGAAGATTTTTCTCAGAATAAGGTATGGGTAGATGGTTATAATTATCAACTGTATCACTGCTTGGCTAATGATTATGAGGGTTCCTCGGCGTCGGATTTGCCGTAA
- a CDS encoding thiol-disulfide oxidoreductase DCC family protein, whose amino-acid sequence MSSAETLTRSNPQAPSWQIKLLYDGECPLCLREVNFLQERDAGRRLVEFVDIADESYNPEDNSGIDYETAMGRIHAILPDGKIIKDIEVFRTVYEILGMGWIYAPTRLPILNSLANQIYTIWANLRLKLTGRPSLATLVAQRQQGLDCQDEQKCRLEH is encoded by the coding sequence ATGTCTAGCGCTGAAACCCTAACCCGATCCAATCCACAAGCCCCATCCTGGCAAATCAAGCTACTCTATGATGGTGAGTGTCCCTTGTGTCTACGAGAAGTTAACTTTCTCCAAGAACGGGATGCGGGTCGAAGATTAGTGGAATTTGTCGATATTGCCGATGAATCCTATAATCCTGAAGACAATAGCGGGATTGATTATGAAACGGCAATGGGACGCATTCATGCAATATTACCAGATGGTAAAATTATCAAAGATATTGAAGTATTTCGCACTGTCTACGAGATTCTAGGAATGGGTTGGATATATGCCCCAACGCGCCTACCCATCCTCAATAGTTTAGCCAATCAAATTTATACTATCTGGGCAAACTTACGCCTCAAACTGACAGGACGTCCCAGTCTAGCCACCTTAGTTGCCCAACGTCAACAGGGTTTAGATTGTCAAGATGAGCAAAAATGTCGCCTAGAGCATTAA
- a CDS encoding PAS domain S-box protein, which produces MAILPNSLESTPNSTKDQQTPESQQHSEAQFQALVANIPGAVYRCTWDSVGTMTFLSSAIQDISGYEASEFISDRIRSFDSIIHPHDRRRVKESVGQSIDNQHSYVLEYRIVRADGKIAWVYDKGQGTRDENGVVQWLDGVILDISDRKQTELQLRETQAFLNSVIENLPVGVFIKDAKELQVMYWNKTSEELLGYSKAQVLGKSDYDFLPYQQARLLRAKDRQILMGGTLVDIPEAPLNTPHRGERIVNAKKVPLLDETGTPQYLLGIFEDITERKQAEAALRESERHYRCIVETASEGVWVFDENNQITFANSRMTQMLGYTITQMQGRSLFDFIDSESQALIQTYLDRRRQGIQERYDFKFRRQDGSNLWAIISATPLFNDQGGFVGVLRMITDISDRKQAEEALQEREQFLSSILNGVENSISVVDVHQHQSEPDPSWEFRYVDVNPAYEQLIGIPAEQLRNQSLGAILPPDRAITITEHYTTCVQTGTSLSYEECFSVQGQERWWITTLTPLRDQHGQIYRVVSTSTNITQRKQAEQKTARLTAILESTTDFVSMCEPDGTLLYINKAGRQLVGLEPDQQISHLRMWDFHPESVNQRLFAEALPTVIQDKVWQGETSLVHQQGWEIPVSQVVMAHPGATGEVEVFSTIIRDISDRKQAEEALQKSEQELRVKNQDLQHTLDQLKKTQTQLIQQEKMVSLGQMVAGIAHEINNPIGFIAGNITYTRQYGMELLQLLQLYAKHYPEPVAEIQAEIEAVDLDFVRADFPKLLNSMEEGANRIRQIVLSLRNFSRLDEAEIKPVDIHDGMESTLLVLQHRLKSTLNRPEIQVDKHYGNLPLVECYASQLNQVFLNILGNAIDALDTHPEPRRITISTAVSSQLPVVPLEESPDKEPQNSQPIERVIIRIKDNGPGIPEAIQKQIFDPFFTTKSIGTGTGLGLSISQSIVVDKHGGQLTCISQPGQGTEFVIELPIKQQLLSSPLTFSFGESFPLSPKFVQSSA; this is translated from the coding sequence ATGGCTATTTTACCCAATTCCCTTGAATCTACCCCCAACTCCACCAAAGACCAACAGACACCGGAATCGCAACAACACAGCGAAGCCCAATTTCAGGCGTTAGTTGCCAATATTCCGGGCGCTGTCTATCGTTGTACCTGGGACTCGGTTGGAACGATGACGTTTCTGAGTTCAGCGATTCAGGATATTTCTGGCTATGAGGCGTCAGAGTTTATTAGCGATCGCATCCGTTCCTTTGACAGTATTATCCACCCTCACGATCGCCGTCGTGTGAAAGAAAGCGTGGGACAAAGTATTGACAACCAGCACTCCTACGTGCTGGAGTACCGGATTGTCCGCGCAGATGGCAAAATCGCTTGGGTCTATGATAAAGGTCAAGGGACGCGGGATGAGAATGGTGTCGTCCAATGGCTGGATGGCGTGATCCTAGATATTAGCGATCGCAAACAAACAGAACTTCAACTGCGAGAGACGCAAGCCTTCCTCAACTCCGTGATCGAGAATCTCCCGGTGGGTGTCTTTATTAAAGATGCCAAAGAATTACAGGTGATGTACTGGAACAAAACCAGCGAAGAACTCTTGGGTTACTCAAAAGCCCAAGTTCTGGGTAAGAGTGACTATGATTTTTTACCCTACCAACAAGCCCGACTCTTACGGGCGAAGGATCGACAAATTCTCATGGGGGGTACATTAGTCGATATTCCTGAAGCCCCCTTGAACACGCCCCATCGCGGTGAACGCATCGTTAATGCCAAAAAAGTCCCCTTGCTGGATGAAACGGGTACACCCCAGTATCTACTAGGGATTTTTGAAGATATCACAGAACGCAAGCAAGCCGAAGCCGCCCTGCGAGAATCGGAACGTCATTATCGCTGTATCGTGGAAACCGCATCCGAAGGGGTTTGGGTGTTTGATGAGAATAACCAAATCACCTTCGCCAATAGTCGCATGACGCAAATGCTAGGGTATACGATCACACAAATGCAGGGGCGATCGCTGTTTGATTTTATTGACAGCGAATCCCAAGCGCTGATCCAAACCTACTTAGATCGTCGCCGTCAAGGAATCCAGGAACGCTACGATTTCAAGTTTCGCCGCCAAGATGGATCAAATCTATGGGCGATTATTTCGGCGACGCCACTATTTAATGATCAAGGGGGGTTTGTCGGCGTACTCAGAATGATCACCGACATTAGCGATCGCAAACAAGCCGAGGAAGCCTTACAGGAGAGAGAACAATTTTTAAGCAGCATCCTCAATGGTGTGGAAAACTCGATTAGTGTCGTCGATGTTCATCAACACCAGAGTGAACCTGATCCATCCTGGGAATTCCGTTATGTGGATGTGAATCCCGCTTACGAACAGTTAATCGGTATCCCCGCCGAACAGTTACGGAATCAATCCCTCGGTGCGATCTTACCGCCGGATCGGGCAATCACGATAACTGAACATTACACAACCTGTGTCCAGACGGGAACATCCCTATCCTATGAAGAATGTTTTAGTGTACAGGGACAAGAACGGTGGTGGATTACCACATTAACCCCCCTGCGCGATCAACACGGACAGATCTATCGGGTGGTGAGTACCAGTACCAACATTACTCAGCGCAAGCAAGCGGAACAAAAAACGGCGCGATTGACGGCGATTTTGGAAAGTACCACCGATTTTGTCAGTATGTGTGAACCGGATGGGACGCTCCTCTATATTAATAAGGCGGGGCGGCAATTAGTGGGACTTGAGCCAGATCAGCAGATCAGCCATCTGCGGATGTGGGATTTCCATCCTGAGTCAGTGAACCAACGGTTGTTCGCCGAAGCCTTACCCACCGTGATCCAAGACAAAGTATGGCAGGGTGAAACCTCACTCGTGCACCAACAGGGTTGGGAAATTCCTGTATCTCAGGTGGTGATGGCGCATCCCGGCGCAACCGGAGAGGTGGAGGTGTTTTCCACAATTATCCGGGATATTAGCGATCGCAAACAAGCCGAGGAAGCCTTGCAGAAATCGGAACAGGAGTTGAGAGTCAAAAACCAGGATCTCCAGCACACCTTAGATCAACTCAAAAAGACGCAAACCCAACTGATTCAACAGGAAAAAATGGTTAGCTTGGGTCAGATGGTGGCGGGTATTGCCCACGAAATCAATAACCCGATTGGTTTCATTGCCGGGAATATTACCTATACTCGTCAATATGGGATGGAATTGTTGCAGTTGTTGCAACTCTATGCTAAGCATTATCCCGAACCCGTTGCCGAAATTCAAGCCGAGATTGAGGCTGTTGATTTAGACTTTGTGAGGGCAGATTTTCCCAAACTCTTGAACTCCATGGAAGAGGGTGCCAATCGCATCCGTCAAATTGTCTTATCCCTGCGGAATTTCTCCCGTTTAGATGAGGCGGAAATTAAGCCGGTGGATATCCATGACGGGATGGAAAGCACCTTACTCGTTTTACAGCATCGACTCAAATCAACACTGAATCGTCCAGAAATTCAGGTTGACAAACATTATGGCAACTTGCCATTGGTAGAATGCTACGCCAGTCAGCTTAATCAGGTGTTTTTGAATATCCTGGGGAATGCCATTGATGCCTTAGACACCCACCCGGAACCCCGCAGGATTACGATATCTACGGCAGTGAGTTCTCAATTACCCGTTGTCCCATTGGAGGAGTCACCAGACAAGGAACCCCAGAACTCGCAACCGATTGAACGGGTAATTATTCGGATCAAGGATAATGGTCCAGGTATCCCCGAAGCGATTCAAAAACAAATCTTTGATCCGTTCTTTACTACCAAATCCATTGGCACAGGGACAGGTTTAGGGTTATCGATTTCTCAATCAATTGTGGTGGATAAACATGGGGGTCAATTAACCTGTATTTCCCAACCGGGTCAAGGGACAGAGTTTGTAATTGAGTTACCGATAAAGCAACAATTGCTCTCGTCTCCGCTTACGTTTTCATTTGGGGAATCTTTCCCCTTATCACCCAAGTTTGTGCAGTCGTCAGCATGA